The Streptomyces sp. NBC_01317 genomic interval CTTGCCCCAGATCGGGGTCGAGGCGGCGGTGGCGAGCGTGTACGCGGTGACCACCCACGACAGGTGCTCAAGACCGCCCAGCTCACCGACGATCGTCGGCATGGCCGTACCGACGATCATGTTGTCCAGCATCGCCAGCAGCATCGCGATCATGAGCGCGAGCAGCACGATCCGTACGCTGCGCGGCTGCGGCTCCGGCTTGCCGGGCGTCAACGTCCCGGCTGACGGGTTCCCGGGTGCCGCGGCCTCTTCGGCCTTCCCCGTCTGACGGCTCGTCTGACTCATCGTCCCCTACTCCCCTGACTTACTTGCCGCCCGGCAAGCTAGCATTACACTCAGAAGGTAGACGGCTAACTTGCCGGGCGTCAAGTAAGTTTTTTCCCAAGGAGAGCACCGTGGGCAGCACTCAGCACCCCCGGCGGGGCAACACCCGTCAGCGCATCCAGGAAGTCGCCCTGGAGCTCTTCGCCGAACAGGGATACGAGAAGACCTCGCTGCGGGAGATCGCCGAGCACCTGGACGTCACCAAGGCCGCGCTCTACTACCACTTCAAGACCAAGGAAGACATCCTGATCAGCGTCTTCCAGGACGTGACGCAGCCGATCGACACGCTGATCGAGTGGGGCAGGGCCCAGCCCCAGCCCGCCACGCTGGAGACGAAGCGGGAGATCCTGCGCCGCTACAGCGCCGCTCTGCGCGGCGCCTCCCCGCTCTTCCGCTTCATGCAGGAGAACCAGGCGACGATCCGGGACCTGAGCGTCGGCGAGACCTTCAAGGACCGCATGATGGCCCTGATGGAGCTGCTGCTGGACCCGGACGCGACCATGGTCAACCGGGTACGGTGCACCAGCGCGATCTTCACCATGCACGCGGGGTTGTTCGCCCTCAAGGACATCGAGGCGGACCCCGAGGAGAAGCGCCTGGCCATCCTGGAGGTCTCCACCGACCTGATCACCCAGGCGCACCACGTCGGACTCTGAGACGGCCCTGCCGACGGCGGGACCGGCTCAGACCGTGACACCCGCGTGGCGCAGGAAGGTGAGCGGGTTGATCGCCGAGCCGTAGTTCGGGGTCGTACGGATCTCGAAGTGCAGGTGGGGGCCGCTGGAGTTGCCGGTGTTGCCCGAGTACGCGATCCGCTGGTCGGCCTTCACGTGCTGGCCGACCCACACCTTGATCTTGGACAGGTGCGCGTACTGCGAGTACTTCCCATCGCTGTGCCGGATCACGATCGCGTTGCCGTACGCGGACCCGTCACCGGCGCCGTTCGGTCCCGCCTTGACCACCGTGCCGCTGTGGGCGGCCTTGACCGAGGTGCCGGTCGGTACGGCGAAGTCCTGGCCGGAGTGCTTGTGGGACCACATGGTGCCGCCCCGGCCGAACGTCGCGCTCAGCTGGTAGCGGTCGACCGGGTCCGTCCAGCCGTGCGCCTTCTTGATCCTGTCGGCCTTCGCCTTGGCCCTGGCCTGGTCCGCCTTCACCTTCGCGGCCTTCTTCTTCGCCCCGGACTCGGCCCTCTTCGCCTCCGCCTTCGCACGATCGGCCTGGGCCTGCTTGGCATGCGCCGCGGCCTTGGCCTGGGCGGCGGCCTGCTCGGCCACCGCGCCGGACGCCACGGAGGCGGTCGCGGCGGTCGCGGTACGGCTCACTCCGCCATCGGCGCCGTCGCCACCGGTCGCGGCGACCGCGGCCCCCGCCCCGCACGCCATGGACACCCCGAGGCCGGCGGCCACCAGGCCGGTACGGGTACGCAGGGTGGACGGGAGGCGGGAGAGACGGAACTGGTCGCGCTGGAACATGCGGGGAAAACCTCCGGGCATGAAGGGACCCGACACGGATGCCGGGCGGTCC includes:
- a CDS encoding M23 family metallopeptidase: MFQRDQFRLSRLPSTLRTRTGLVAAGLGVSMACGAGAAVAATGGDGADGGVSRTATAATASVASGAVAEQAAAQAKAAAHAKQAQADRAKAEAKRAESGAKKKAAKVKADQARAKAKADRIKKAHGWTDPVDRYQLSATFGRGGTMWSHKHSGQDFAVPTGTSVKAAHSGTVVKAGPNGAGDGSAYGNAIVIRHSDGKYSQYAHLSKIKVWVGQHVKADQRIAYSGNTGNSSGPHLHFEIRTTPNYGSAINPLTFLRHAGVTV
- a CDS encoding TetR/AcrR family transcriptional regulator is translated as MGSTQHPRRGNTRQRIQEVALELFAEQGYEKTSLREIAEHLDVTKAALYYHFKTKEDILISVFQDVTQPIDTLIEWGRAQPQPATLETKREILRRYSAALRGASPLFRFMQENQATIRDLSVGETFKDRMMALMELLLDPDATMVNRVRCTSAIFTMHAGLFALKDIEADPEEKRLAILEVSTDLITQAHHVGL